From the genome of Geothrix sp. 21YS21S-4, one region includes:
- a CDS encoding lysophospholipid acyltransferase family protein: MADLSSSTPAPSLRHRVEYAGFRLLDGILGRLPWTTVQALGEAAGTLFYLVDGRHRRIVRENLRFADLGLSEAETRALSRACFRHFGALFVGLLRLRRATPEELNRWIKVEGLEHFDAVQAAGKGFIQLTGHYGNWEAIALGQSLHGRTLDAIGRELDNPLLEPISLAFRTRFGNRVILKDGAMRDTLKALKAGRGVGFLLDQDALTTGVWVKFLGQWASTFGTAGSLAARYGLPVLPVFSWPNGDGSYTVRFDPPFEVPVTGDAARDAWTATQLMTARIEGQIRKDPRWWFWMHRRFKTRPGQGNPLPAPLPPAEWVESYETLRR, from the coding sequence ATGGCCGACCTCTCCTCCTCCACCCCCGCGCCCTCCCTCCGCCACCGCGTGGAGTACGCCGGGTTCCGGCTGCTGGACGGGATCCTGGGGCGGCTGCCGTGGACGACGGTGCAGGCGCTGGGCGAGGCGGCGGGCACGCTGTTCTATCTAGTGGACGGCCGGCACCGCCGGATCGTGCGGGAGAACCTGCGCTTCGCGGACCTGGGCCTGTCCGAGGCCGAGACCCGGGCCCTGTCCCGGGCCTGCTTCCGGCACTTCGGGGCCCTGTTCGTGGGCCTGCTGCGCCTCCGTCGGGCCACGCCCGAGGAACTGAACCGCTGGATCAAGGTCGAAGGGCTGGAGCACTTCGATGCGGTCCAGGCGGCGGGGAAGGGCTTCATCCAGCTCACGGGCCACTACGGCAACTGGGAGGCCATCGCCCTGGGCCAGAGCCTCCACGGCCGCACCCTCGACGCCATCGGACGCGAACTGGACAACCCGCTGCTGGAGCCCATTTCCCTGGCCTTCCGCACCCGCTTCGGGAACCGCGTGATCCTCAAGGACGGCGCCATGCGCGACACGCTCAAGGCCCTCAAGGCGGGGCGGGGCGTGGGCTTCCTCCTCGATCAGGACGCCCTCACCACCGGGGTGTGGGTGAAGTTCCTGGGGCAGTGGGCTTCCACCTTCGGCACGGCGGGCAGTCTGGCGGCCCGCTACGGGCTGCCGGTCCTTCCCGTGTTCAGCTGGCCCAACGGCGACGGCTCCTACACCGTGCGGTTCGATCCGCCCTTCGAGGTGCCCGTCACCGGGGATGCCGCTCGCGACGCCTGGACGGCCACGCAGTTGATGACGGCGCGCATCGAGGGCCAGATCCGCAAGGACCCCCGCTGGTGGTTCTGGATGCACCGCCGCTTCAAGACCCGCCCCGGGCAGGGGAACCCCCTTCCCGCTCCGCTTCCTCCTGCGGAGTGGGTAGAATCGTACGAAACCCTCCGCCGCTGA
- a CDS encoding arginine deiminase family protein produces the protein MQPIHLSVFSETARLKQVVVHNPGAEVDQMVPGMMEKLLFDDILYGDLARQEHAQFRTVLGRVADEVLDIQDLFIEALKDEGVKLAFIEDLRRLVGLPDDTCNLLRDMTSAEAARSVIGGVPWDDMPGHTPWEQEFDYRLRPIPNLLFMRDPASVIGDGYSVNSMATWAREREPLILSYVFRHHPRLKHHTEHDKWFDQVTPLVRGEIKAPVSLEGGDVLVLDRKVLAVGCSERTQADAIYLLAEALRAHRAEDERSFDHLLMVLMPKKRSAMHLDTIFTRTSEGECLVYPPYFVDGSRELLNVTRIDLRHPELRMHTSPNLLRTLKDVGIDLRPIFCGGNDPILQQREQWTDGANAFCLAPGVITSYGRNLATAEALDRAGYRVLTVKDVLEDAALNLLDGNKYLIQLEASELSRARGGPRCMTMPLSRAEA, from the coding sequence ATGCAGCCCATCCACCTTTCGGTCTTTTCGGAAACCGCCCGCCTCAAGCAGGTGGTGGTTCACAACCCCGGGGCGGAAGTGGACCAGATGGTGCCCGGGATGATGGAGAAGCTGCTGTTCGACGACATCCTGTACGGCGATCTGGCCCGGCAGGAGCACGCCCAGTTCCGGACGGTCCTCGGGCGGGTGGCGGACGAGGTGCTGGACATTCAGGACCTGTTCATCGAGGCGCTGAAGGACGAGGGCGTGAAGCTGGCCTTCATCGAGGACCTGCGCCGCCTGGTGGGCCTGCCGGACGACACCTGCAACCTGCTGCGGGACATGACTTCGGCGGAGGCGGCCCGCAGCGTCATCGGGGGCGTGCCCTGGGACGACATGCCGGGCCACACGCCCTGGGAGCAGGAGTTCGACTACCGGCTGCGACCCATTCCCAACCTGCTGTTCATGCGGGATCCGGCCTCGGTCATCGGCGACGGCTACAGCGTGAACTCCATGGCCACCTGGGCCCGGGAGCGCGAGCCGCTGATCCTCAGCTACGTGTTCCGCCACCACCCGCGCCTGAAGCACCACACGGAGCACGACAAGTGGTTCGACCAGGTGACGCCGCTGGTCCGCGGCGAGATCAAGGCGCCGGTCAGCCTGGAGGGCGGGGACGTCCTGGTGCTCGACCGCAAGGTGCTGGCGGTGGGGTGCAGCGAGCGCACCCAGGCCGACGCCATCTACCTCCTGGCGGAAGCCCTCCGGGCCCACCGGGCCGAGGACGAGCGCAGCTTCGACCACCTGCTGATGGTGCTGATGCCCAAGAAGCGCAGCGCCATGCACCTGGATACGATCTTCACCCGCACCAGCGAAGGCGAATGCCTGGTCTATCCGCCCTACTTCGTGGACGGCAGCCGCGAGCTGCTGAACGTGACCCGCATCGACCTGCGCCATCCCGAACTCCGGATGCACACCTCGCCCAACCTCCTTCGCACCCTGAAGGACGTGGGCATCGACCTCCGGCCCATCTTCTGCGGCGGGAACGACCCCATCCTCCAGCAGCGGGAGCAGTGGACGGACGGCGCCAACGCCTTCTGCCTGGCTCCCGGAGTCATCACCAGCTACGGCCGCAACCTCGCCACCGCGGAGGCCCTGGACCGGGCCGGCTACCGCGTGCTGACGGTCAAGGACGTCCTGGAGGACGCCGCCCTGAACCTCCTGGACGGGAACAAATACCTCATCCAGCTCGAAGCCAGCGAGCTCAGCCGCGCCCGCGGTGGCCCGCGGTGCATGACCATGCCCCTTTCCCGGGCCGAGGCGTGA
- a CDS encoding peroxiredoxin, with translation MAAFVTQPAPDFKADALVNGEFKQLSLSDYKGKKVVLFFYPLDFTFVCPTEILAFADALQQFEARNTQVIGVSVDSKFSHHAWVNTPRKDGGIQGVTFPLVSDLNKTIAQDYNVLLPAGIALRGLFIINKDGILKHITVNHNDLGRSVDEVLRLLDAIDFSEEHGEVCPANWHKGEKAMKPTSEGLKNYVAAK, from the coding sequence ATGGCCGCATTCGTCACTCAGCCCGCGCCCGATTTCAAGGCCGACGCCCTGGTCAACGGCGAGTTCAAGCAGCTCTCCCTGTCCGACTACAAGGGCAAGAAGGTCGTGCTGTTCTTCTACCCCCTCGATTTCACCTTCGTGTGCCCCACCGAGATCCTGGCCTTCGCCGACGCCCTCCAGCAGTTCGAGGCCCGCAACACCCAGGTCATCGGCGTCAGCGTGGACTCCAAGTTCAGCCACCACGCCTGGGTCAACACGCCCCGCAAGGACGGCGGCATCCAGGGCGTGACCTTCCCCCTGGTCTCCGACCTGAACAAAACCATCGCCCAGGACTACAACGTCCTGCTGCCCGCCGGAATCGCCCTCCGCGGCCTGTTCATCATCAACAAGGACGGCATCCTCAAGCACATCACCGTCAACCACAACGACCTGGGCCGTAGCGTGGACGAGGTCCTCCGCCTCCTCGACGCCATCGACTTCAGCGAAGAGCACGGCGAAGTCTGCCCCGCCAACTGGCACAAGGGCGAGAAGGCCATGAAGCCCACCTCGGAAGGGCTGAAGAACTACGTCGCCGCCAAGTAG
- a CDS encoding methyl-accepting chemotaxis protein, whose product MLGAAFQNLPVRRKIILVVGIFSFLLIGVCGLAMKDILAAQERTGRIHRENLLPTGDLTVMRTSMLRALVLTNNLLRAAGPEEIAAIEQDLEKLDQGIAGAWARYEKTLATDLARRVGPQYHDLGMEQRRLCRELVLPAVRKGQLDVARRILRDQVDAIDRTMGPLGAQLVKDGARQAEESIAAGERQARVGLALGLGFSVLGIAAGMALGWALMKGIHDPLRSFGQVLGAVAEGDLTTRASLDRKDEFGQMGERLNAMVDRLRSVLTDVRGGVEGVASGACQLSASADQMASTSSEIAHASENLRSGSERMAAAVTQLSSSIDEVDRGAQSSLGLLEKALETTDAGQAAGTSTNGAMVEIADVAGQMVQSVDVIQEIARQTNLLSLNAAIEAAKAGAQGRGFSVVAEEVRKLAERSGTSAKDVTRLIAAAQEAIAKGESTVEAAVLSLHAIRHSLGAFADQTRSVAAATVEQAKAGADVARQVDASSRDACAVASAAIQMSSSTAEVAGTAQELTRLSEALQVQVRRFRL is encoded by the coding sequence ATGCTCGGCGCGGCTTTCCAGAACCTCCCCGTCCGCCGGAAGATCATCCTCGTGGTGGGGATATTCTCCTTTCTGCTGATCGGGGTATGCGGGCTCGCGATGAAGGACATCCTCGCCGCCCAGGAGCGCACGGGGCGGATCCACCGGGAGAACCTCCTGCCCACCGGCGATCTCACGGTCATGCGCACGTCCATGCTGCGGGCGCTGGTCCTGACCAACAACCTGCTCCGGGCCGCGGGTCCGGAGGAGATCGCCGCCATCGAACAGGACCTGGAGAAGCTCGACCAGGGGATCGCCGGGGCCTGGGCGCGCTACGAGAAGACCCTCGCCACGGACTTGGCCCGGCGGGTGGGCCCCCAGTACCACGATCTGGGAATGGAACAGCGGCGGCTGTGCCGGGAGCTGGTCCTCCCCGCGGTCCGCAAGGGCCAGTTGGATGTGGCTCGCCGGATCCTGCGCGACCAGGTGGACGCCATCGACCGGACCATGGGGCCCCTGGGGGCCCAGCTCGTGAAGGACGGTGCCCGCCAGGCGGAGGAATCCATCGCCGCGGGCGAGCGCCAGGCCCGGGTCGGCCTCGCGCTGGGACTGGGCTTTTCCGTGCTGGGCATCGCCGCGGGCATGGCGCTGGGTTGGGCGCTGATGAAGGGGATCCATGATCCCCTCCGCTCCTTCGGCCAGGTGCTGGGCGCGGTGGCCGAGGGGGATCTCACCACCCGCGCGTCGCTGGACCGCAAGGACGAGTTCGGGCAGATGGGCGAGCGTCTCAACGCCATGGTGGACCGGCTGAGGTCGGTGCTCACGGACGTGCGCGGCGGCGTGGAGGGGGTGGCCAGCGGCGCCTGCCAGCTCTCCGCCTCCGCGGACCAGATGGCCTCGACTTCATCGGAGATTGCCCACGCCTCGGAAAACCTGCGGTCGGGCAGCGAGCGCATGGCGGCGGCGGTCACGCAGCTCTCTTCCTCCATCGACGAGGTGGACCGCGGGGCACAGTCGTCCCTCGGACTGCTGGAAAAGGCCCTGGAGACCACCGATGCCGGGCAGGCGGCCGGCACCTCCACCAACGGCGCCATGGTGGAGATCGCCGACGTGGCGGGCCAGATGGTCCAGTCCGTGGACGTGATCCAGGAGATCGCCCGGCAGACGAACCTCCTGTCCTTGAACGCCGCGATCGAGGCGGCCAAGGCGGGCGCCCAGGGGCGGGGCTTCTCGGTGGTGGCCGAGGAGGTCCGGAAACTGGCGGAGCGGAGCGGCACTTCGGCCAAGGACGTCACCCGCCTCATCGCCGCGGCCCAGGAGGCCATCGCCAAAGGGGAATCCACCGTGGAGGCCGCCGTCCTCAGCCTGCACGCCATCCGCCACAGCCTGGGGGCCTTCGCCGACCAGACCCGCAGCGTCGCGGCGGCTACGGTGGAACAGGCCAAGGCCGGCGCCGACGTGGCCCGCCAAGTGGATGCCAGCTCCCGTGACGCCTGCGCCGTGGCCTCCGCCGCCATCCAGATGTCCTCCTCCACCGCCGAAGTGGCCGGCACCGCCCAGGAACTCACCCGCCTGTCCGAGGCCCTTCAGGTCCAGGTGAGGCGGTTCCGACTTTAG
- a CDS encoding porin: MWSQASDVQIYGTLLPFMDHVKSSGATAAGLSPANGGATQVAASAYTGDQGNLPARNRITSGTSNLGFRGSFKVNDDLKVIWQIESAVSPDGDAPNSLTSRNSCLGLEGSWGRVFYGNWDTPYKYPLLFVGALRGLTPFDDVLTASPGFNVPGTTTQSGRINGKADAAFNRRQGNSVQYWSPVMKGFSVRVAYSANEGTTQPTGTVPSVSPELWSGLLSYKAGAFNVSYGYERHTDYFGLSQLGGSPGATATNAASKDEGHELVAAYGFRTGTKVSAIVERLSYDTDETAAGKVSHYERDVWYLLVQQTWGPHQVFGSYGSAGAGSVKVAGGGPATTNGLGGVQWSAGYTYALSKTADLFASVYGISNDRSASYALFPPVGSGVAPGSSTTGFGVGILYTF; this comes from the coding sequence ATGTGGTCGCAGGCGAGCGACGTCCAGATCTACGGGACGCTGCTGCCGTTCATGGACCACGTGAAGAGCAGCGGCGCGACGGCGGCGGGGCTGTCGCCCGCGAACGGCGGAGCGACGCAGGTGGCGGCGTCGGCCTACACGGGGGACCAGGGGAACCTGCCCGCGCGGAACCGGATCACGTCGGGGACGTCGAACCTGGGGTTCCGGGGCAGCTTCAAGGTGAACGACGATCTGAAAGTGATCTGGCAGATCGAGAGCGCGGTGAGCCCCGATGGGGACGCGCCGAACAGCCTGACGAGCCGGAACAGCTGCCTGGGGCTGGAAGGGAGCTGGGGCCGGGTGTTCTACGGGAACTGGGACACGCCCTACAAGTACCCCCTGCTGTTCGTGGGGGCGCTGCGCGGCCTGACCCCCTTCGACGACGTGCTGACGGCGAGCCCCGGATTCAACGTGCCGGGGACGACGACCCAGAGCGGCCGGATCAACGGGAAGGCGGACGCGGCGTTCAACCGGCGGCAGGGAAACAGCGTGCAGTACTGGAGTCCCGTGATGAAGGGGTTCTCGGTGCGGGTGGCGTACTCTGCGAACGAGGGCACGACCCAGCCGACGGGGACGGTGCCGTCCGTGAGCCCCGAGCTGTGGTCGGGGCTCCTGAGTTACAAGGCCGGGGCGTTCAACGTCAGCTACGGGTACGAGCGCCACACCGATTATTTCGGCCTGTCGCAACTGGGGGGATCGCCCGGAGCGACGGCGACGAACGCGGCGTCCAAGGACGAGGGCCACGAACTGGTGGCGGCCTACGGGTTCAGGACGGGAACGAAGGTGTCGGCGATCGTGGAGCGGCTGAGCTACGACACCGACGAGACCGCGGCGGGCAAGGTGAGCCACTATGAGCGCGACGTGTGGTACCTGCTGGTGCAGCAGACGTGGGGCCCGCACCAGGTCTTCGGCTCCTACGGGTCCGCGGGCGCGGGCAGCGTGAAGGTGGCGGGCGGAGGCCCGGCGACCACGAACGGGCTGGGGGGCGTGCAGTGGAGCGCGGGCTACACCTACGCGCTGTCGAAGACGGCGGATCTGTTCGCCTCGGTCTACGGCATCAGCAACGACCGGTCGGCGAGCTACGCGCTGTTCCCGCCGGTGGGAAGCGGGGTCGCCCCCGGCTCCTCCACGACCGGCTTCGGCGTCGGCATCCTCTACACCTTCTGA
- a CDS encoding LysR family transcriptional regulator, giving the protein MELRQIKYFLAVAEELHFRRAAEVVHVAQPALSQQIRHLEEELRVTLFERSNRKVLLTPAGKVFYERAKVLMENARAAMQEAQRVDRGEAGSLTLGFVSTAALDVIPAALKHFQTQAPSAQIVLKELGPDDQIDCLHRGQLDLGVLHAVLKDDDLRTQVLTRERFVAALPRTPEFTRMRRVDLRRLACETAILPIRHAAHGYYEFVLGAYSQAGVVPARILHTRLIQTGLMLVAGGLGVALVPESFSRNLQMKDLIYRPLLTHPPLLELIAVWRHDNASPLLARFIEELSTLDVPGPPKDLLDR; this is encoded by the coding sequence ATGGAACTTCGCCAGATCAAGTACTTCCTCGCGGTGGCGGAGGAGCTCCATTTCCGGCGGGCGGCGGAGGTGGTCCACGTGGCCCAGCCCGCCCTCAGCCAGCAGATCCGCCATCTGGAGGAGGAACTGCGCGTCACGCTGTTCGAGCGGTCCAATCGCAAGGTCCTGCTCACTCCCGCGGGCAAGGTGTTCTACGAGCGGGCCAAGGTCCTGATGGAGAACGCCCGGGCCGCCATGCAGGAGGCCCAGCGGGTGGACCGGGGCGAGGCCGGCTCGCTCACGCTGGGATTCGTGAGCACCGCGGCCCTGGACGTGATTCCTGCGGCCCTCAAGCATTTCCAGACCCAGGCGCCCTCGGCCCAGATCGTCCTGAAGGAGCTGGGGCCGGACGACCAGATCGACTGCCTCCACCGCGGGCAGCTGGATCTGGGCGTGCTCCACGCGGTGCTCAAGGACGACGACCTGCGGACGCAGGTTCTCACCCGCGAACGCTTCGTGGCGGCGCTTCCGCGGACGCCGGAGTTCACGCGGATGCGGCGGGTGGACCTCCGCAGGCTGGCGTGCGAGACGGCCATCCTCCCCATCCGGCACGCCGCCCACGGCTACTACGAGTTCGTGCTGGGCGCCTATTCGCAGGCGGGCGTGGTGCCCGCGCGGATCCTGCACACCCGCCTCATCCAGACGGGGCTGATGCTGGTGGCGGGGGGACTGGGCGTGGCGCTGGTTCCCGAATCCTTCAGCCGCAACCTCCAGATGAAGGATCTGATCTATCGCCCGCTCCTTACTCATCCCCCGCTGCTGGAGCTGATCGCCGTGTGGCGGCACGACAACGCCTCGCCCCTGCTCGCCCGCTTCATCGAGGAACTGTCGACGCTCGACGTTCCGGGGCCTCCGAAGGACCTGCTCGACCGATAA